The Oscillatoria sp. FACHB-1407 genomic interval GATACCCAAAACTTGCTCCAGCATCCAACGTCGTGCATCCAAGTGCAGCGGACCTAGCCGATTTCTGCCGATATACTTGGTTGCTGACTTACGCTCTTCCCCATGCTTTCGCAGCCGATATTGTGGCTTTCGGATTTCCCAATATAGTGGTCTGAGCTTGTGAAGAGGAGCAAGGTATGCCCACTCCGGTTGAGCAATCAGGCGATCGAGGGCAGCATCCTTCTGAACGAGAGGACAGCCGATACATCCTGTTCTGGCATTGAGCGGCTCCTCCCCATCACTAACATCCTGCCCGTAAACCCTGGCGATCTCAAAAGTGGGGAATCCAAGTTCTAAATCGGCATGAAGCAGCCAGTCCCACACGTGACAGACCCGCCAATGAACGATCGGAGCTAGCGTATCTGCCACAGCCCCCGAAGACGAATGTTGGAACCAGCCCTGACCGCACTCTCCGCCATCTTTCGTACAGCTAACCGCAATCCGCTGATCCCTGGCGGCACTCTCACCAATCCTTACCCCGGTGATCATCAGGAACTTTTCGCCCCGTTCCTGCCGTAGGGCTTCTAATTCCCGTTCCATGCTCATGACCTTGAGCTTAGGCGTACACCATCGGAAAGTATTGGACGGTGGCGGCACTCCCCGACCCAAGATGTAGACAAAATAGCGGTGATCCAATTCTGGCAACACGACGCGGGTTTCAAACCCACGCTTGCGAAGCTCCTCCAAAATCCCCATTGCTGACGAGTGCAGCGGCGGTAGCTCTTGGCGAGTATCGGCG includes:
- a CDS encoding phosphoadenosine phosphosulfate reductase domain-containing protein, whose product is MARTLSLFEEDRLTLPKSIELSVESLRHYGSFYKHWAIAFSGGKDSSATVTLIAHLIETGQVPKPESLTVLYADTRQELPPLHSSAMGILEELRKRGFETRVVLPELDHRYFVYILGRGVPPPSNTFRWCTPKLKVMSMERELEALRQERGEKFLMITGVRIGESAARDQRIAVSCTKDGGECGQGWFQHSSSGAVADTLAPIVHWRVCHVWDWLLHADLELGFPTFEIARVYGQDVSDGEEPLNARTGCIGCPLVQKDAALDRLIAQPEWAYLAPLHKLRPLYWEIRKPQYRLRKHGEERKSATKYIGRNRLGPLHLDARRWMLEQVLGIQAEVNEAARSLGKPELNLINDEELARIEELIAANTYPERWDGTEHRGDEWLPDILPDGSIQPLLFDEI